The following coding sequences are from one Spirochaeta lutea window:
- a CDS encoding 6-phosphofructokinase, protein MAESVTKRFGILTAGGDCPGLNPAIRGICKAAHLEYGMEIIGIEEGYRGLVEGRGRLLQPRDFSGIIHKGGTILGTSRERPFKDPVKVDMMIDNYRKWNLDCLVVLGGNGSQKRAHWLAEQGLNVIGLPKTIDNDVVGTDMTFGFHSALDVATDAVDRLHTTAQSHRRVLIAEIMGNEAGWLTLYSGIAGGADVILIPELFYDIDIIRNHINRRLSKPGGFSVIAIAEGARSRDQKDLSKKDVKKLRAQGLSSGVQLAAALNEREGVEARVSILGYLQRGGSPVPYDRVLATQFGTKGAELLARGDYGKMVALQGQDITAIPLAETAGKTKYVPVEELAIRSAKAAGTCFGME, encoded by the coding sequence ATGGCAGAATCAGTTACCAAGAGGTTCGGCATCCTCACCGCCGGAGGGGATTGCCCGGGATTGAACCCCGCGATCCGGGGTATCTGCAAAGCCGCCCACCTGGAATACGGTATGGAAATTATCGGGATTGAAGAGGGGTACCGTGGTTTGGTGGAAGGCCGTGGCAGACTGCTCCAGCCCAGGGACTTCTCGGGTATCATTCATAAGGGGGGTACAATCCTGGGAACCAGCAGAGAGCGTCCCTTCAAAGACCCCGTGAAGGTCGATATGATGATCGACAACTACCGGAAATGGAATCTGGACTGCCTGGTCGTATTGGGGGGAAACGGCAGCCAGAAACGTGCCCATTGGCTCGCCGAACAGGGACTGAATGTTATCGGCCTTCCCAAAACCATCGACAATGATGTAGTGGGAACCGATATGACCTTCGGGTTTCACAGCGCCCTGGATGTGGCAACCGATGCTGTAGACCGGCTGCACACCACCGCCCAGAGCCACCGTCGGGTCCTCATTGCGGAGATCATGGGTAACGAGGCAGGCTGGCTCACCCTCTACTCCGGTATTGCCGGCGGCGCAGATGTCATCCTCATACCGGAACTATTCTACGACATCGATATCATCCGGAACCACATAAACCGCAGACTCTCAAAACCCGGCGGATTCTCGGTGATCGCCATCGCCGAGGGCGCACGAAGCCGGGATCAGAAGGATCTTTCTAAAAAAGATGTAAAAAAACTCAGAGCCCAGGGCCTGAGCTCCGGTGTTCAGCTGGCTGCGGCCCTCAACGAGCGAGAGGGGGTGGAGGCCCGAGTCAGTATTCTCGGGTACCTCCAGAGGGGAGGATCCCCGGTTCCCTACGACCGGGTACTGGCAACCCAGTTCGGCACCAAGGGAGCCGAACTCCTGGCCCGGGGTGATTACGGTAAGATGGTGGCCCTCCAGGGCCAGGACATTACCGCCATTCCCCTGGCCGAAACAGCCGGAAAGACAAAGTACGTCCCCGTAGAGGAGTTAGCCATCCGCTCCGCCAAGGCAGCGGGGACCTGCTTCGGGATGGAGTAG
- a CDS encoding acetylxylan esterase — protein MAYFDLPLDELRVYKPSIPKPGNFDSFWKNTIAESRSLARDPQFEPQEWGFPLLDVYDVSFSGFAGQSIKAWYIRPKNRENLPVVVSYVGYGGGRSLPVDHLRYPAAGYGVFVMDTRGQGSVWSQGDTPDLDGGSGSPQIPGFMTRGILNPADYYYRRVFTDALLALEAAARAPGADSRRLVVGGGSQGGGIAIAAAGLAALCGLPRDVDQPRGAMPDVPFLCNFQRAVGLVDTDPYGEIRRFCVTHRNRIDQAFETLSYFDGLHFAAQAAVPALFSVGLMDTICPPSTVFAAFNTWAGSKQMVEYPYNDHEGGGSHHFSAQLQFLSSVVG, from the coding sequence ATGGCATATTTTGACCTACCCCTAGACGAACTTCGGGTGTACAAACCCAGCATTCCCAAACCCGGCAATTTTGACAGCTTCTGGAAGAATACCATCGCCGAATCCCGGTCCCTTGCCCGGGATCCCCAATTCGAACCCCAGGAGTGGGGCTTCCCCCTCCTGGATGTATACGACGTGTCCTTCTCCGGCTTCGCCGGCCAGAGCATCAAGGCCTGGTACATCCGGCCGAAGAACCGGGAGAACCTGCCGGTGGTGGTGAGTTACGTGGGCTACGGGGGCGGGCGCTCCCTGCCGGTGGACCATCTGCGCTATCCCGCAGCCGGCTACGGGGTCTTTGTGATGGATACCCGTGGACAAGGGTCGGTGTGGAGCCAGGGCGACACCCCCGATCTTGACGGCGGGAGCGGGAGTCCTCAAATTCCCGGATTTATGACCCGGGGCATTCTGAACCCGGCTGACTACTACTACCGCCGGGTATTCACCGATGCGCTGCTGGCTCTGGAAGCCGCCGCCCGGGCTCCTGGGGCGGATTCCCGGCGTCTTGTGGTAGGAGGAGGAAGCCAGGGCGGGGGAATCGCCATCGCTGCCGCGGGCCTCGCCGCCCTCTGCGGGCTGCCGCGAGATGTTGACCAGCCCCGGGGAGCTATGCCGGATGTACCCTTTCTCTGTAATTTCCAGCGTGCTGTGGGGCTGGTGGATACCGATCCCTACGGGGAGATCCGGCGGTTCTGCGTTACCCACCGCAACCGGATTGACCAGGCCTTTGAAACCCTGTCGTATTTCGATGGACTGCATTTCGCCGCCCAGGCAGCCGTGCCGGCCCTCTTTTCCGTCGGTCTCATGGATACCATCTGTCCTCCCTCCACGGTGTTCGCTGCCTTCAATACATGGGCCGGGTCGAAGCAGATGGTCGAGTATCCCTACAACGACCATGAAGGTGGCGGCAGCCATCACTTCAGTGCCCAGTTGCAATTTCTCAGTTCTGTGGTAGGGTGA
- a CDS encoding SDR family oxidoreductase has product MISIFGATGNTGSEVARHLSRAGHSIRIVSRDAGKAQALQQSLTSPVEHPPGEGSPKRETPAAATPRDGAPGSVEVCIWNPEKPEDFLAALDGARSAYFMCPVGLKDGSLFAFRDSYSKNFAWAARKQNLDQVVQLSSFGAHLPRNSGVLEGLFQAEQNLAGCAQRVRILRPGYFWQNFRSNVQGVMERNFLGGYPLEAQTRLYFADTRDIGAHAAALLQENSPADPPGTPGTQKSPEAQSTPASPASPAYPAYPAYPASPGTPGTPEIYSVYHPQVYSFEEIGQALAAALNKPHLTWTNLGYQAARDFMATQSTPQDLIDNFIAFFRAINEGRASETLEDYPVLECSRGLQDFVSWFTQLCYTTPEA; this is encoded by the coding sequence ATGATTAGCATTTTCGGAGCCACGGGCAATACCGGCTCAGAGGTCGCCAGGCATCTGAGCCGGGCAGGCCATTCAATACGAATCGTAAGCCGCGACGCCGGGAAGGCCCAGGCCTTGCAACAAAGCCTAACCTCCCCGGTGGAACACCCCCCCGGGGAGGGCTCACCGAAGAGGGAAACCCCGGCTGCAGCTACCCCAAGGGATGGTGCCCCGGGTTCGGTGGAAGTATGTATTTGGAACCCAGAAAAACCCGAGGACTTCCTGGCAGCCCTGGACGGCGCCAGATCTGCCTACTTCATGTGCCCTGTGGGTCTGAAAGACGGCAGCCTGTTTGCATTCCGGGATTCCTACTCCAAGAACTTCGCCTGGGCCGCCAGGAAGCAGAACCTGGATCAGGTGGTTCAGCTGAGTAGTTTCGGAGCCCACCTGCCCAGGAATTCCGGAGTCCTGGAGGGCCTATTTCAGGCAGAACAGAATCTCGCCGGCTGCGCACAGCGGGTCCGTATTCTCCGGCCCGGTTACTTCTGGCAGAACTTCAGATCCAATGTCCAGGGTGTGATGGAACGGAACTTTTTAGGGGGCTACCCCTTGGAGGCCCAAACCAGGCTGTACTTTGCCGACACCCGGGATATCGGGGCTCATGCCGCCGCATTGCTCCAAGAAAACTCCCCGGCGGATCCCCCGGGCACCCCGGGCACTCAGAAATCACCGGAAGCTCAGAGTACCCCGGCTTCCCCTGCTTCCCCGGCTTACCCGGCTTACCCGGCTTACCCGGCTTCCCCGGGCACTCCGGGCACTCCGGAAATTTACTCAGTCTACCATCCCCAGGTCTACAGCTTCGAGGAAATCGGCCAGGCCCTGGCAGCCGCCCTGAATAAACCCCACCTCACCTGGACCAACCTGGGGTACCAAGCCGCCCGGGACTTCATGGCCACCCAATCTACCCCTCAAGATTTGATCGATAATTTTATTGCCTTTTTCAGGGCAATTAACGAGGGACGGGCCTCAGAAACCCTGGAAGACTACCCGGTTTTAGAATGTTCCCGGGGATTACAAGACTTTGTGTCTTGGTTCACTCAGCTATGCTACACTACCCCTGAAGCCTAA
- a CDS encoding MarR family winged helix-turn-helix transcriptional regulator, which yields MKDIAEGRFGLYISVINRAAQSFFYHRLKGLGIGPGQQAYLLSLMPGETIVQEELAKRLRVDRGNVTRAVQALESAGFISRSRSHTDRRAWNITLTEQGIRTRGVVETIARQWIEKLRNPLSDQEWNTLEQTLQTIAESLDGTQEEYHD from the coding sequence GTGAAGGACATTGCTGAAGGCCGGTTCGGACTGTACATTTCCGTCATCAACCGGGCGGCCCAGAGCTTCTTCTACCACCGCCTCAAAGGCCTCGGCATCGGACCGGGACAACAGGCCTACCTCCTATCTCTGATGCCTGGAGAAACCATTGTACAGGAGGAGTTGGCGAAACGGCTCCGGGTGGACAGGGGAAATGTCACCCGCGCGGTTCAGGCCTTGGAATCCGCCGGCTTCATCTCCCGATCCCGCTCACACACCGACCGACGGGCCTGGAACATCACCCTTACAGAGCAGGGAATACGAACCCGAGGGGTTGTGGAGACTATCGCCAGGCAATGGATAGAAAAACTCCGGAACCCGCTGTCTGACCAGGAATGGAACACCCTAGAACAAACACTACAAACTATCGCTGAGTCCTTAGACGGGACACAGGAGGAATACCATGATTAG
- a CDS encoding NAD-dependent epimerase/dehydratase family protein yields MELHTIFGTGPLGLFTARALLEDGKRVRVVNRTGTLDAPRALVMAPWTAADVEVVQGDALDPGQVRAAAQGASHIYHCANPLYHQWAELLPPMQTNVIAAALEQKAVLGLTENLYMYARGVSPITLQTPVDPPTRKGRIRQELHEQLLRAQAEDGLVWTSIRGSDYYGPGATGQSVFGTDYFLNPLIQSKRVSLMGDPDALHSYTYAGDFGRALVLAVRSPRAHGKAWIVAHREKTTTRDVALEFRKQAGSRSTIGRLPTGMLRLLGLVNPQVRELLEMMYQKQEAYLVSGEDFEREFGFVPVSLQEGVASTLEWYRMWRAQRGD; encoded by the coding sequence ATGGAACTTCATACAATATTCGGTACGGGACCCTTGGGACTGTTTACAGCCCGGGCGTTGTTGGAAGACGGCAAGAGGGTGCGGGTGGTGAACCGGACCGGGACTTTGGACGCCCCTCGGGCTCTGGTTATGGCTCCTTGGACGGCTGCAGATGTGGAGGTTGTCCAGGGGGATGCCCTGGATCCCGGGCAGGTTCGGGCTGCCGCTCAGGGGGCGAGCCATATCTACCACTGTGCAAACCCGTTGTATCACCAATGGGCGGAACTGCTCCCCCCCATGCAGACCAATGTAATTGCCGCAGCCCTGGAGCAGAAGGCTGTCCTTGGGCTGACGGAGAACCTATACATGTATGCCCGGGGTGTTTCGCCCATCACCCTCCAGACCCCGGTGGATCCCCCGACCCGAAAGGGCCGGATACGTCAGGAGCTGCATGAGCAGCTGCTCCGGGCCCAGGCCGAAGACGGGCTGGTGTGGACGAGTATCAGGGGATCGGATTACTACGGTCCCGGGGCTACCGGCCAGAGCGTGTTTGGCACCGATTATTTTCTGAATCCCCTGATTCAGTCTAAGCGGGTTTCCCTCATGGGCGACCCCGATGCCCTGCATAGCTACACCTATGCCGGAGATTTCGGGCGGGCCCTGGTTTTAGCAGTCCGGTCGCCCAGGGCCCACGGGAAGGCCTGGATTGTGGCTCATCGGGAGAAGACCACCACCAGGGATGTAGCCCTGGAGTTTCGGAAGCAGGCCGGGAGCCGGTCTACCATTGGTAGGCTTCCCACAGGGATGCTGAGGTTGTTGGGGCTTGTAAATCCCCAGGTCCGGGAGCTCCTGGAGATGATGTACCAGAAGCAGGAGGCGTACCTGGTGTCCGGGGAGGATTTCGAAAGGGAGTTCGGGTTTGTTCCCGTGAGTCTGCAGGAAGGGGTAGCTAGTACCCTGGAGTGGTACCGGATGTGGCGGGCCCAGCGGGGCGATTAA
- a CDS encoding TetR/AcrR family transcriptional regulator: MNQPYHHGNLGEALINRGLEQLEEHGLDSLSLRGLADQIGVSKTAPYRHFKTKHDLLTALAAEGYQRFADMLEEQERRLSGENANSLLEGLYTAYGHFAQGQPELYRLMFSRLGNSLHSERCKLNAQRAFSVVLRMAAQLEPQRADPRSLAVSLFANLHGWVMILMDDLIPPEAGATWDSWTRFARLPQVFTPEDG, from the coding sequence ATGAATCAGCCCTACCACCATGGCAATCTCGGCGAAGCCCTCATCAACCGGGGTCTGGAGCAACTTGAAGAACACGGCTTGGACTCCTTGAGCCTCCGCGGCTTGGCGGATCAGATTGGGGTCTCAAAAACCGCCCCCTACCGCCACTTTAAGACCAAGCACGATCTGCTTACCGCCCTGGCTGCCGAGGGCTACCAGCGCTTCGCCGATATGCTGGAAGAACAGGAACGCCGGCTTTCCGGAGAGAACGCCAACAGCTTGCTGGAGGGGCTCTACACCGCCTACGGCCACTTTGCCCAGGGGCAACCGGAACTCTACCGGTTGATGTTTTCCCGCTTGGGAAACAGCCTGCATTCCGAACGATGCAAACTCAACGCCCAGCGGGCCTTTTCCGTGGTTCTCCGGATGGCCGCCCAGCTCGAACCCCAGAGGGCGGATCCCCGGAGCCTGGCCGTCAGCCTCTTCGCCAATCTCCACGGATGGGTCATGATCCTCATGGACGACCTCATACCCCCCGAGGCTGGAGCAACCTGGGATAGCTGGACCCGCTTTGCCCGGCTTCCCCAGGTTTTTACCCCGGAAGACGGCTGA
- a CDS encoding SDR family NAD(P)-dependent oxidoreductase produces the protein MMLEGKNVLVTGASRGIGRAVVQVMAEGGANLILWSRSGGELTVLAEDLQVRLGCRVWTKQVDMQRHDQVKEASREVGEILSAEGLSLDILVNNAGLARGLDAVHEGDVDDWDQMIDTNLKGLLWATRYLVPFMLADSPAPLVIALGSTAGMAAYAKGGVYCATKAGVRMVQDGLRIDTVNTRLRVCTIQPGLVETDFSKVRFHGDEARAKKVYEQLVPLSPGDVADAVLYVATRPEHVQISELTIMPACQASGSVVHRGVLE, from the coding sequence ATGATGTTGGAAGGAAAGAATGTTTTGGTAACCGGAGCAAGTCGAGGGATCGGCCGGGCAGTGGTGCAGGTGATGGCCGAGGGTGGCGCCAATCTAATCCTGTGGTCCCGAAGCGGCGGCGAGCTAACGGTTCTGGCCGAGGATTTACAGGTTCGCTTGGGCTGCCGGGTCTGGACCAAACAGGTGGATATGCAGCGCCACGACCAGGTTAAGGAGGCATCCCGGGAGGTCGGCGAAATCCTATCTGCCGAGGGTCTGTCCCTGGATATTCTGGTGAACAATGCAGGACTTGCCAGGGGTCTGGATGCGGTTCATGAGGGCGATGTGGATGACTGGGATCAGATGATTGATACCAATCTCAAGGGGCTCTTATGGGCCACCCGGTATCTGGTGCCCTTCATGCTGGCCGATTCACCTGCGCCCCTCGTCATCGCCCTGGGGAGTACGGCGGGTATGGCTGCCTACGCCAAGGGCGGGGTGTACTGCGCCACAAAGGCCGGGGTGCGGATGGTCCAGGATGGGCTTCGCATCGATACGGTGAATACCCGTTTGCGGGTGTGTACCATTCAGCCTGGGCTGGTGGAGACCGATTTCTCCAAGGTCCGGTTCCATGGGGATGAGGCCCGGGCCAAAAAGGTGTATGAGCAGCTCGTGCCCCTTTCGCCCGGAGATGTGGCCGACGCGGTCCTCTACGTGGCAACCCGGCCGGAACACGTCCAGATTTCGGAACTGACGATTATGCCCGCGTGTCAGGCATCGGGGTCGGTGGTGCATCGGGGGGTTCTGGAGTAG
- a CDS encoding GNAT family N-acetyltransferase, with translation MKYQFSFYNPADYPELKELVLASYRWDPAPSFGLSRLEFSAGLHPGFTGHRHAWEQSIGLYRHNGAIVAAICNEGVHSGETFFFFDSPQRAEDAELVQEMIRFAKTYGAGVKSDGRTRYVDLHIPPWNWTLADMANSTGFSKNDWGCRSLVLPFDVIPPSDLQKPPQLPPGYSFADGRNTTAADLALVHRHSFGYQGDSHACKFGGQAFEDLRRMAHYRPDLDICILDEYRRPVAMATIWYDSRLPYCELEPMGVTWWNRRRGLGSALIREASRRVLALDPRCRGMLGGDQAFYSSLGFACAQETPTYHWELEVIISWEAESLNQDYASRI, from the coding sequence TTGAAATACCAGTTCAGCTTTTACAACCCCGCAGATTATCCCGAGCTCAAGGAATTAGTCCTGGCTTCCTACCGTTGGGATCCGGCACCGAGCTTCGGCCTCAGCCGCCTGGAGTTCTCCGCCGGGCTGCATCCGGGCTTTACCGGCCACCGCCACGCCTGGGAACAGAGTATCGGCCTCTACCGCCACAATGGGGCTATTGTGGCCGCAATTTGTAACGAGGGGGTTCACAGCGGAGAGACCTTCTTTTTCTTCGATTCTCCCCAGAGGGCAGAGGATGCTGAGTTGGTCCAGGAGATGATACGGTTCGCCAAGACCTACGGAGCCGGGGTAAAGTCCGATGGCCGCACGAGGTATGTGGATTTGCATATCCCCCCCTGGAACTGGACCCTGGCGGACATGGCGAATTCGACCGGGTTTTCAAAAAACGATTGGGGCTGCCGCTCTTTGGTTCTGCCCTTCGATGTTATTCCGCCATCGGATCTTCAAAAACCGCCCCAGCTACCTCCCGGCTACAGCTTTGCCGACGGCAGGAACACCACGGCGGCTGATCTTGCTCTGGTTCACCGTCATTCCTTCGGGTATCAGGGTGATTCACATGCCTGTAAGTTCGGAGGACAGGCCTTTGAGGACCTGCGGCGGATGGCCCATTACCGACCCGATCTAGATATCTGCATCCTTGATGAGTACCGCCGTCCGGTTGCCATGGCAACAATTTGGTACGATTCCCGGCTTCCCTATTGCGAGCTGGAACCCATGGGGGTTACCTGGTGGAACCGCCGCCGAGGACTTGGCTCGGCCCTCATCCGGGAGGCGTCCCGGCGGGTACTGGCTCTTGATCCCCGGTGCCGGGGAATGCTCGGGGGTGATCAGGCATTTTACAGCAGCCTGGGGTTCGCCTGTGCCCAGGAAACGCCCACCTACCATTGGGAGCTGGAGGTCATCATTTCATGGGAAGCCGAATCCCTAAACCAAGACTACGCCAGCCGGATCTGA
- a CDS encoding type III PLP-dependent enzyme: MHSTDLDISDYYDSQTFSRIKAYADTLETPCLVVDTSTVLRQLDDLMAGFPYAKVYYAVKANPAPEILTLLRDRGCNFDIASRYELDKVLALGVSPDRISFGNTIKKAKDIRYFYEQGIRMFATDSEADLRNLAQAAPGSKVYVRILTEGIATADWPLSRKFGCQSDMAMDLVILARDLGLDPYGISFHVGSQQRDIGAWDAAIGKVAYIFERLRDEDGINLRMINMGGGFPANYITKTNELSTYASEITRFLREDFGDDLPEIILEPGRSLISNAGVLVSEVVLISRKGRTALNRWVYTDIGKFGGLIETMDEAIKFPIYTDKTGETEEVILAGPTCDSADILYENYKYSLPLNLAAGDRLYWLSAGAYTTTYSAIEFNGFPPLKAYYL, from the coding sequence ATGCATAGTACCGACCTCGACATTTCTGATTACTACGATTCACAAACCTTCAGCCGCATAAAGGCCTATGCGGATACCCTGGAGACCCCCTGCCTCGTGGTGGATACTTCTACAGTACTCCGCCAATTAGATGACCTCATGGCAGGGTTTCCCTATGCCAAGGTGTATTATGCGGTAAAGGCGAATCCTGCCCCGGAGATTCTCACCCTGCTCCGGGACCGGGGCTGCAACTTCGATATTGCATCCCGGTACGAGTTGGACAAGGTTCTGGCCCTGGGGGTCTCTCCCGATCGGATCAGCTTCGGGAATACCATTAAAAAGGCCAAGGATATCCGCTACTTCTACGAGCAGGGAATCCGTATGTTCGCCACCGATAGCGAGGCGGATCTGCGGAACCTGGCTCAAGCGGCTCCGGGCTCCAAGGTATACGTACGGATTCTTACCGAGGGAATAGCCACCGCCGACTGGCCCCTCTCCCGGAAATTCGGCTGCCAGAGCGATATGGCCATGGATCTGGTCATTCTGGCCCGGGACCTCGGCCTGGATCCCTACGGAATCAGCTTTCATGTGGGCAGCCAGCAGCGGGATATCGGCGCCTGGGACGCTGCCATTGGTAAGGTAGCCTACATCTTTGAGCGCCTCCGGGATGAGGACGGCATCAATCTGAGAATGATCAACATGGGAGGCGGCTTTCCTGCGAACTACATCACCAAGACGAATGAACTCTCAACCTATGCATCAGAGATTACCCGGTTTCTCCGGGAGGATTTTGGTGATGATCTGCCGGAGATTATCCTCGAACCCGGGCGTTCCCTTATCTCCAATGCCGGGGTTCTGGTTAGTGAAGTGGTTCTCATCAGCCGCAAGGGCCGTACCGCCCTTAACCGCTGGGTGTACACCGATATCGGCAAGTTCGGCGGACTCATTGAGACCATGGATGAGGCTATTAAGTTTCCCATCTACACCGATAAGACTGGGGAGACCGAGGAGGTGATCCTCGCCGGCCCTACCTGCGACAGTGCTGATATACTCTATGAAAACTATAAATACAGCCTCCCCCTTAATCTTGCAGCCGGTGACCGGTTGTACTGGCTCTCCGCAGGGGCCTACACCACCACCTACAGTGCCATAGAGTTTAACGGATTTCCGCCCTTGAAAGCCTACTACCTCTAG
- a CDS encoding B12-binding domain-containing radical SAM protein: MAAPSRHGPVPVTGNTQNPEIVLTAVNAGYIHASLGLRSLYANLGDLRGRSCIAEGTRRLGIPELARFIAGLNPSIVGVSVSIWNHRESRELLERLAQDLPQAWLVVGGPEASYLPDDHPLFTRAHVLVRGEGEEVFPRLCRELLGIPGPHGSPDPGLVSGSESVPRRTGHLRVIQARQPDPAHLELPYGFLEDRDLSNRLMYIETSRGCPFSCEFCLSSVQGRVREFPLKPVLDQVTRLYERGGRYFKVIDRTFNLDLDRARRTLTFFRELFLGNPREGAYVQFEVVPDRLPQELREPIAAFPPGTLRLEVGIQTLNNAVAARINRKQDQPRTLDNLAFLSEQTGAVIHADLIIGLPGEDLESFARGFDRLWQLQPGEIQLGVLKALPGTTLHRHDGPWGMVFNPDPPYEIMQTGAMNRDTMDKMKVAAKFWELVVNRGRYPEEVGRLNPPKEGAFYRFLALSEYLYNRLGRTWGIDASELRALLATYPG, encoded by the coding sequence ATGGCTGCTCCGTCGCGGCACGGTCCCGTTCCCGTCACGGGAAATACCCAGAACCCGGAGATTGTCCTAACCGCCGTCAATGCGGGCTACATTCATGCCTCCCTGGGACTTCGCAGCCTCTATGCGAACCTGGGTGATTTGCGTGGCCGAAGCTGCATCGCCGAGGGTACCCGGCGGCTGGGTATTCCCGAATTAGCTCGGTTTATCGCAGGGTTGAATCCCAGCATTGTGGGGGTGTCGGTAAGCATCTGGAATCACCGGGAGAGCCGGGAGCTCCTGGAACGCCTGGCACAGGATCTGCCCCAGGCGTGGCTTGTGGTGGGCGGCCCCGAGGCGAGTTACCTTCCCGATGACCATCCCCTGTTTACCCGGGCCCATGTGCTGGTTCGGGGAGAGGGGGAGGAGGTGTTTCCCCGGCTCTGCCGGGAGCTCCTTGGGATACCCGGACCTCATGGTTCGCCAGATCCGGGACTGGTGTCGGGATCGGAATCCGTTCCCCGACGGACCGGGCATCTGAGGGTTATCCAGGCCCGGCAGCCCGATCCGGCTCACCTGGAGCTTCCCTACGGGTTTTTGGAGGATCGGGACCTTTCTAACCGGCTCATGTATATCGAAACCAGCCGGGGCTGCCCGTTTTCCTGCGAGTTTTGCCTCTCGAGTGTCCAGGGCAGGGTCCGAGAGTTTCCCTTGAAACCGGTGTTAGATCAGGTTACCCGCTTATATGAGCGGGGCGGCCGGTATTTTAAGGTGATCGACCGCACCTTTAATCTGGATCTGGACCGGGCACGCCGGACCCTGACGTTTTTCAGGGAGCTCTTCCTCGGTAATCCCCGGGAGGGGGCCTACGTGCAGTTTGAGGTGGTCCCTGATCGGCTGCCCCAGGAACTCCGGGAGCCCATCGCAGCCTTTCCCCCCGGTACCCTTCGTCTGGAGGTCGGTATTCAGACCCTGAATAATGCGGTAGCTGCCCGGATTAACCGGAAACAGGATCAGCCCCGGACCCTGGATAATCTGGCCTTCCTATCCGAGCAAACCGGTGCGGTGATCCATGCAGATTTGATTATCGGGTTACCCGGGGAGGATCTGGAAAGTTTCGCCAGGGGATTCGACCGCCTCTGGCAGCTCCAGCCCGGAGAGATCCAACTGGGGGTACTAAAGGCCCTGCCGGGTACGACCCTGCACCGTCATGACGGCCCCTGGGGAATGGTCTTTAACCCCGATCCGCCCTATGAGATTATGCAGACAGGGGCCATGAACCGGGATACAATGGATAAAATGAAGGTTGCTGCGAAATTCTGGGAATTAGTGGTCAACCGGGGGCGGTACCCCGAAGAGGTCGGGCGTTTGAATCCCCCTAAAGAAGGAGCCTTTTACCGGTTTCTGGCTCTAAGCGAGTATCTATACAACCGGTTGGGCCGCACCTGGGGCATTGATGCATCGGAGCTCCGGGCATTACTGGCAACATACCCCGGGTGA
- a CDS encoding NmrA family NAD(P)-binding protein codes for MNGRVLVTGATGTVGREVVAHLQKRGETVIAAHGRSGPSPDQENLIYRRFDFTDASTWEACLEGVDRVFLMRPPHISNITRDMYPFIRCIQSRAISQVIFLSVQGAENNPFVPHHTVEQYIQKLGIPYTFVRPSFFMQNLTTTHLPEIRDERRIFVPAGTGKTSFIDARDIGELVARLFSHPRHIGQGYNVTGDTSYSYGEIADHLTAGLGVPVTFTHPNPLEFLFYHLKKRRKLAMIFVMYALYSVVRSGRGNITTATTRELLDRAPRSLEDFIQDHKHILGGIT; via the coding sequence ATGAACGGACGAGTGTTAGTAACCGGTGCCACGGGTACCGTCGGCAGGGAGGTTGTAGCCCACCTTCAAAAGCGTGGTGAGACGGTTATTGCCGCCCACGGCAGGAGCGGTCCTTCCCCGGATCAGGAGAATCTCATCTACCGGCGATTCGATTTTACCGATGCCAGCACCTGGGAGGCCTGCCTCGAGGGGGTTGACCGGGTATTCCTCATGCGACCGCCCCACATCTCGAATATTACGCGTGATATGTATCCCTTCATCCGGTGTATCCAGTCCCGGGCTATTTCCCAAGTGATTTTCCTGTCCGTCCAGGGTGCTGAGAATAATCCCTTCGTTCCCCACCATACCGTGGAACAATACATCCAGAAATTGGGGATTCCCTACACCTTTGTGAGACCCAGTTTTTTTATGCAGAATCTGACTACCACCCACCTGCCGGAGATCCGGGATGAGAGACGGATTTTCGTCCCCGCAGGTACGGGTAAAACGAGTTTTATTGATGCCCGGGACATCGGAGAACTCGTTGCCCGGCTGTTCAGCCATCCCCGGCATATCGGTCAGGGGTACAACGTCACGGGAGATACCAGCTATTCCTACGGGGAGATTGCGGACCATCTCACTGCGGGCCTGGGCGTGCCTGTTACCTTTACCCATCCGAATCCCCTGGAGTTCCTATTCTACCATCTCAAAAAACGGCGGAAGCTTGCTATGATATTCGTTATGTATGCCCTATACTCGGTAGTCAGGAGCGGCAGGGGTAATATTACGACCGCCACCACCCGAGAGCTTCTTGATCGCGCGCCGCGCAGCCTGGAGGATTTTATCCAGGACCACAAGCACATCCTGGGAGGTATTACGTGA